The following proteins are co-located in the Doryrhamphus excisus isolate RoL2022-K1 chromosome 3, RoL_Dexc_1.0, whole genome shotgun sequence genome:
- the LOC131126229 gene encoding nucleolar protein 9, whose translation MLEKAEPKKSRKGSNKKRPDSVDAGHGGEKRRKMAEEGSKSQGESGKKKLDAMSVGYFRRVGERLSEEFEDDEERVMFVENVLAEVKGKATLVATDCTGSVTLQRLLPLSSPDQVAELLSELGGESGTEFKAVSCDRCGGHVVESVVRQVSRLTEPSAAADEEEEDDSDGVLEVQVLSLSRVVRDNSAEFIRHVHGSHVVRTLLHVLAGCVGPPRNESRPGTKDRNASPQLTDFEIPTSFWYELKSLTESLLDNVNLSITNSVASAVFQTMLTVCHRKRPKLCKQLLKRVMEYLTSCRSAPGFSPLLVFLKDQASSHLIETIIQLSHKSLLRDLYKNHLKGHLVDLALHPIGNFPVQRLTAATAGNKLFPSLFDELLQGAEAILAAGHMGVIVQLAESCAESKERQEELMECLLHAFHCAEPGSRRVHCLPLFMSLLTYDVYYHSETAEGNIHTEVPLSSICYHGSRLVQALARFQERSHLLSSLRTLTPEDLLMLASDPSGSHVLQALVTTSSDKGRGKILKRLEGQYVRMACSRLGSRVLESIWSSSSISQRQTIAQELVPSESQLRSDQFARHVWAKFALSHFIHRRAHWQEIQSGESKKRKLFNDILE comes from the exons ATGCTGGAAAAGGCAGAACCGAAGAAGTCTCGGAAAGGAAGTAACAAGAAGAGACCGGACTCTGTGGATGCTGGCCATGGAGGGGAGAAAAGGAGGAAAATGGCAGAAGAAGGGTCAAAGTCTCAGGGAGAAAGTGGGAAAAAGAAACTGGATGCAATGAGCGTTGGGTACTTTCGGCGAGTCGGGGAGCGACTGAGTGAAGAATTTGAAGATGATGAGGAGAGAG tgaTGTTTGTGGAAAACGTCCTCGCTGAAGTGAAAGGAAAAGCAACCCTGGTGGCAACGGATTGCACAGGAAGTGTCACGCTGCAGCGCCTCCTACCGCTGTCCAGTCCCGACCAGGTGGCAGAGCTGCTGTCTGAGCTGGGCGGCGAATCCGGGACGGAGTTCAAGGCCGTTTCTTGTGACCGATGTGGCGGCCATGTCGTGGAGAGCGTGGTCAGGCAGGTGTCCAGGTTGACGG AGCCATCTGCCGCTGccgatgaagaggaggaggatgatagTGATGGCGTTCTGGAAGTCCAGGTGTTGTCTTTAAGTCGAGTGGTAAGAGACAACAGCGCGGAATTCATCAGGCATGTTCACGGCTCCCACGTGGTCCGCACGCTTTTACACGTGCTCGCTGGCTGTGTCGGACCTCCTCGCAATGAATCCCGTCCAG GTACAAAAGACCGCAACGCTTCTCCTCAGCTGACAGACTTCGAGATTCCAACATCGTTTTGGTACGAGCTGAAAAGCCTCACCGAGAGCCTGCTGGACAACGTGAACC TCAGCATCACAAACTCTGTCGCCAGCGCAGTTTTCCAGACTATGCTGACCGTGTGCCACAGGAAACGACCCAAACTCTGCAAACAGCTCCTTAAGCGAGTCATGGAGTACCTGACCAGTTGCCGTTCGGCTCCAGGTTTCAG CCCGCTTCTGGTTTTCCTCAAGGACCAGGCCTCCAGTCATCTTATTGAAACCATCATCCAGCTGTCGCACAAGTCTCTCCTCCGGGACCTATACAAGAACCACCTGAAGGGTCACCTGGTCGACCTTGCCCTCCATCCGATCGGTAACTTCCCCGTCCAGAGGCTAACGGCGGCCACGGCCGGGAACAAACTG TTCCCGAGCTTGTTCGATGAGTTACTCCAAGGCGCGGAAGCCATCTTGGCGGCAGGTCACATGGGCGTCATAGTGCAACTGGCAGAAAGCTGTGCTGAAAGTaaagaaagacaagaagaaTTAATGGAGTGTCTGCTCCAT GCATTCCACTGTGCAGAACCCGGCTCCCGACGTGTCCACTGCCTCCCTCTGTTCATGTCCCTTCTCACCTACGATGTGTACTACCACTCTGAAACAGCAGAGGGCAATATACATACAGAG GTCCCCCTGTCTTCCATCTGTTACCATGGCTCCCGGCTGGTGCAGGCGCTAGCTCGGTTCCAGGAGCGCTCCCACCTCCTCAGCAGTCTACGCACCCTGACCCCGGAGGACCTCCTGATGCTGGCATCCGACCCGTCCGGCAGCCACGTACTCCAAGCGCTCGTCACCACGTCCAGCGACAAGGGAAGGGGCAAGATCCTCAAGAGGCTGGAG GGTCAATATGTCCGGATGGCGTGCTCCAGACTGGGCAGTCGAGTACTCGAGTCCATATGGAGCAGCTCCTCAATCAGTCAAAGACAAACTATCGCACAGGAGCTGG TGCCAAGTGAAAGCCAGCTGAGGTCCGACCAGTTTGCTCGTCACGTGTGGGCCAAGTTCGCTCTCTCCCACTTCATTCACCGACGAGCCCACTGGCAGGAAATACAATCCGGCGAATCCAAGAAGCGCAAGCTTTTTAATGATATTCtggagtaa